A genomic stretch from Bacillus sp. N1-1 includes:
- a CDS encoding DUF3784 domain-containing protein, translating to MDVGLFIIGIALLLVSYLVGVKKQTWLLAGFNEKMVENKSLLGTIVGLLFFLPLGLLTIILSVVDFANEGTIIVVAMVILFGIVAVLINRKLLNS from the coding sequence ATGGATGTAGGACTATTCATTATAGGGATTGCTCTCTTACTCGTTTCTTATTTGGTTGGTGTGAAGAAACAAACGTGGTTACTGGCAGGCTTTAATGAAAAGATGGTGGAAAACAAATCCCTACTTGGAACGATTGTGGGCTTGCTGTTTTTTCTTCCATTAGGGTTACTTACGATCATACTTAGCGTAGTCGATTTTGCTAATGAAGGTACGATCATCGTAGTAGCGATGGTAATTTTGTTTGGAATTGTAGCGGTTTTGATTAATCGAAAGTTACTTAATTCATAG
- a CDS encoding DJ-1/PfpI family protein — translation MKALFFLYDGYVDWEISTLSYLFSETNVEVETTALTSEVTHNGNFTIKVTHTVENCRVEDYDILIIPGGDPEPLLHEEKLMNLIQEFDQHHKWIAAICGASTLLGASAVLRNRAYSTSIEISEFLPYFNPDLKSKADVTVCENVITAEGNAYVEFAVAVGKELNLFKDREDELETVLFFKNQLRG, via the coding sequence ATATGACGGGTATGTCGATTGGGAGATTAGTACTCTTTCATACCTATTTAGTGAAACAAATGTCGAGGTTGAAACAACCGCTTTAACAAGCGAAGTAACACACAATGGGAATTTTACGATTAAAGTAACCCACACGGTAGAAAATTGCCGTGTCGAGGATTACGATATTCTAATCATTCCAGGCGGTGATCCAGAACCACTGCTTCACGAAGAAAAATTAATGAATCTAATCCAAGAATTTGATCAGCACCACAAATGGATTGCGGCTATTTGCGGCGCATCCACTTTGTTGGGGGCAAGCGCTGTATTAAGAAATCGTGCCTATTCAACTTCCATTGAAATCTCAGAGTTTCTTCCCTACTTTAACCCCGACCTGAAAAGCAAAGCGGATGTTACGGTATGCGAGAACGTGATAACGGCAGAGGGAAATGCGTATGTTGAATTTGCGGTCGCTGTCGGAAAAGAGCTCAACCTTTTTAAAGATCGAGAAGATGAGTTAGAAACGGTGCTTTTTTTCAAGAATCAGTTAAGAGGTTAG